From the Corythoichthys intestinalis isolate RoL2023-P3 chromosome 13, ASM3026506v1, whole genome shotgun sequence genome, one window contains:
- the spi2 gene encoding transcription factor Spi-B-like, which produces MLFGATSRSAMNSCQEAQSDLEVILEFLEEYHRQNAENNGVQENTTSEVNDDWEHCWRPCEPLHTPCGPPAAPCEPSSASVTMRQLSTQQATVVGSGRKMRLFHFLFEMLEDPTMAHCVSWVPSSSGVFRFSARNKDQLAALWGQRKGNKRPMTYQKMSRALRNYARSGEIVKVKKKLTYQFGERTLMLLHKHHRGDL; this is translated from the exons ATGTTATTTGGAGCAACTTCACGTTCAGCGATG AATTCGTGCCAGGAGGCTCAGTCCGACTTGGAGGTCATTTTAGAATTCCTAGAGGAGTACCATAGACAAAACGCTGAAAACAACG GTGTGCAGGAGAATACAACCAGTGAGGTCAACGATGATTGGGAGCACTGCTGGAGGCCTTGTGAGCCACTT CACACCCCATGTGGCCCTCCGGCAGCGCCGTGTGAGCCCTCGTCTGCCTCTGTCACAATGAGACAATTGAGCACACAACAAGCCACGGTGGTGGGCAGCG GTAGAAAGATGCGTCTGTTTCACTTCCTCTTCGAGATGCTAGAAGACCCTACCATGGCCCACTGCGTGTCCTGGGTGCCGTCGTCGTCAGGCGTCTTCCGCTTCTCCGCCCGCAACAAAGACCAGCTGGCGGCTCTGTGGGGCCAGAGGAAGGGCAACAAGCGGCCCATGACGTACCAGAAGATGTCGCGCGCCCTGAGGAACTACGCCCGCTCGGGCGAGATCGTCAAAGTAAAGAAAAAGCTCACGTACCAGTTTGGCGAGAGAACCCTGATGCTGCTGCACAAGCATCATAGAGGAGATCTGTAA
- the spic gene encoding transcription factor Spi-C: MRAETASPQSHAHSYKMHCLDNDINQHFQDAIDVIQQHSSHPYYDSEYAYYDTTGAQQCQISYYMVGPHPDMPAPVYDWPDTSVQQTWSQVLPEVSSIQNEPVHFYSSQRLVPSQRNRGRKKLRLYEYLHEALHDPDMGDSIQWSDSQSGTFHFVSKNKERLAESWGQRKGNRKTMTYQKMARALRNYGRTGEIVKVRRKLTYQFNPEVLHRLGSGGAPHGTPNSQGVQNRGPNWESWYGQCPLQDYENASFNANC; encoded by the exons ATGAGGGCTGAAACCGCCTCGCCCCAGAGCCACGCTCACTCCTACAAGATG CACTGCTTGGACAACGACATCAACCAGCACTTCCAGGATGCGATCGATGTCATCCAGCAGCATTCTAGTCATCCCTACTATGATTCAG AATATGCGTACTATGATACTACGGGCGCTCAGCAGTGTCAGATCTCCTACTACATGGTTGGCCCCCACCCTGACATGCCGGCCCCCGTGTACGACTGGCCTGACACCAGTGTG CAGCAGACGTGGTCTCAGGTGTTGCCCGAAGTCTCTTCGATCCAAAATGAACCCGTTCACTTTTACTCGTCTCAACGACTCGTGCCTTCACAGAGGAACAGAG GTCGCAAGAAGCTGCGCCTGTACGAGTACCTCCACGAGGCCCTTCACGATCCAGACATGGGCGACTCCATCCAGTGGAGCGACAGCCAAAGCGGCACTTTCCACTTCGTTTCCAAAAACAAAGAACGTCTGGCGGAATCCTGGGGTCAGCGCAAGGGCAACCGCAAGACAATGACCTACCAGAAAATGGCACGTGCTTTGCGCAACTACGGCCGCACTGGCGAGATCGTCAAGGTGCGACGTAAACTCACCTACCAGTTCAACCCAGAAGTCTTGCACAGGCTGGGCTCAGGTGGGGCGCCGCACGGGACACCGAACAGCCAGGGTGTGCAAAACCGCGGCCCCAACTGGGAGAGCTGGTATGGGCAATGCCCGCTGCAGGACTATGAGAATGCTAGTTTCAATGCAAATTGTTGA